A section of the Anabaena cylindrica PCC 7122 genome encodes:
- a CDS encoding nuclease A inhibitor family protein: MNPETEQTIGTLELLVEQLPYIRLPGHEDGNYIYPFVWERNTQGDFNVLNLCLFKNWFKLTDADVIITRLKELKYAKCFNDFSLNQEQIKAWENKIELLWQVISNNLDNLESYLFTVSYWDEVDVPVPGIIVGQTKDKNWVAIAPTVYVETNIPQEVISRSSIDKTSVPEFSEFDSSNLETQLKKCVEDLGYISMSGDFGGGYGYSYTHQIVYSLATSKELAMEQILQKARMLEIGKFNGFYKDRGYFNERFHNYDLNEVHQKYNQVNQMNQFFEQKFDQSFMYRISSWTEENIYIVGESNDGDYVGLYIKSSFVYNP; encoded by the coding sequence ATGAACCCTGAAACAGAACAGACAATTGGAACTTTAGAGCTTTTAGTAGAACAACTACCCTATATTCGTTTACCAGGACATGAAGATGGCAATTATATTTATCCTTTTGTATGGGAGAGAAATACCCAAGGAGATTTTAATGTCTTGAATCTTTGTTTGTTTAAAAATTGGTTCAAATTGACTGATGCTGATGTGATCATAACAAGGTTGAAAGAGCTAAAGTATGCCAAGTGTTTTAATGATTTTTCTTTGAATCAAGAGCAAATTAAAGCTTGGGAAAATAAGATAGAGTTATTATGGCAAGTTATTTCTAATAATTTAGATAATCTAGAATCTTATCTTTTTACTGTAAGTTATTGGGATGAAGTTGACGTTCCTGTTCCTGGGATTATAGTTGGACAAACAAAAGATAAAAATTGGGTGGCGATCGCACCAACAGTTTATGTAGAAACAAATATTCCCCAAGAGGTGATTTCTCGCTCTTCTATTGATAAAACCTCAGTACCGGAGTTTTCAGAATTTGATAGTTCTAATCTAGAAACACAACTTAAAAAATGTGTTGAAGATTTAGGTTACATTTCTATGAGTGGTGATTTTGGTGGCGGTTACGGTTATTCATATACACATCAAATTGTTTATTCTCTAGCTACAAGTAAGGAGTTAGCGATGGAGCAGATTTTGCAAAAAGCAAGAATGCTAGAGATTGGTAAATTCAACGGTTTTTATAAAGATCGCGGATACTTTAATGAAAGGTTTCACAATTATGATCTTAATGAAGTTCACCAAAAATATAATCAAGTAAATCAAATGAATCAATTTTTTGAACAGAAGTTTGATCAATCTTTTATGTATCGCATTAGTTCTTGGACAGAAGAAAATATTTATATTGTTGGTGAGAGTAATGATGGAGACTATGTAGGACTTTATATCAAGAGTTCCTTTGTGTATAATCCTTGA